Proteins from a genomic interval of Enterococcus faecium:
- a CDS encoding PIN/TRAM domain-containing protein, with protein sequence MQKRVITLLMIIVGASLGISFLPSAWQAIGQQSNGWLNNTFTNSLLGALIFFLLSLLLAKHISAIIKQVEQKLSEVSLTYLLFGAIGAIIGLTLGVVISTPLYNMEIPFVNSVLPILLMIILGYLGLRMGTTRIEEWKKVFGSRSKKIEQETASQVESQLLERKSGENFHKYKILDTSVIIDGRIYDITKTGFLEGTLMIPNFVLYELQYIADSGDSLKRVRGRRGLDILNALQKEEGISVEMYDGDFEDISEVDSKLIKLAKLLDGVIVTNDYNLNKVSEFQNVPVLNINALANAVKPVVIPGETMNVLVVKAGTERQQGVAYLDDGTMVVVEDGQHYMNERIEVVVTSALQTAAGRMIFAKPAHAGRGIDNKKETEKKTKQSK encoded by the coding sequence ATGCAAAAACGTGTCATTACTTTGCTGATGATCATTGTCGGCGCAAGCTTGGGTATTTCATTTTTACCCTCAGCTTGGCAGGCAATCGGTCAACAGTCAAACGGATGGCTGAATAATACATTTACCAACAGCCTGTTAGGCGCACTTATTTTCTTTTTATTATCTTTGCTGTTGGCCAAACATATCTCAGCTATTATCAAACAAGTAGAACAAAAACTAAGTGAGGTCAGCTTGACTTATCTTCTCTTCGGTGCGATCGGTGCGATCATCGGATTGACTTTAGGTGTTGTGATCTCGACCCCTCTTTACAATATGGAAATTCCATTCGTCAATAGTGTATTGCCGATTTTACTGATGATCATCTTAGGCTATCTGGGATTGAGAATGGGAACGACACGAATCGAAGAATGGAAGAAAGTTTTTGGTTCACGAAGCAAAAAAATCGAGCAAGAAACAGCTAGTCAAGTTGAGAGTCAACTGTTAGAACGAAAATCAGGAGAAAATTTCCATAAATATAAAATCTTGGATACAAGCGTGATCATTGACGGTCGGATTTATGATATTACAAAGACTGGATTCTTAGAAGGAACCTTGATGATCCCTAATTTTGTTCTTTACGAACTACAATACATCGCGGACTCAGGGGATAGTTTGAAACGTGTGCGTGGTCGTCGCGGATTAGATATCCTAAATGCCTTGCAAAAAGAAGAGGGTATATCTGTCGAAATGTACGATGGAGACTTTGAAGATATCAGTGAAGTAGACAGCAAATTGATCAAATTGGCTAAGCTTTTAGATGGTGTCATTGTAACCAATGACTATAACTTGAATAAAGTCTCTGAATTCCAAAATGTACCTGTTCTTAATATCAATGCGTTGGCAAATGCCGTAAAACCAGTCGTCATCCCTGGTGAAACGATGAATGTTCTAGTAGTAAAAGCCGGGACAGAACGCCAACAAGGAGTAGCCTACCTTGATGACGGCACGATGGTTGTCGTAGAAGATGGACAGCATTACATGAATGAACGTATCGAAGTCGTTGTAACAAGTGCCCTTCAAACAGCTGCTGGACGCATGATCTTTGCTAAACCTGCACATGCAGGACGAGGAATCGACAATAAAAAAGAGACAGAGAAAAAGACTAAACAATCAAAATAA
- the radA gene encoding DNA repair protein RadA, whose translation MAKKSKVQFVCQNCGYVSPKFLGRCPNCGKWNTMVEEIEQDTTDRRTRTSLTGEKAKPTKIADVVPKKEPRIKTKLEELNRVLGGGVVPGSMVLIGGDPGIGKSTLLLQVSQQLAAIGGKVLYVSGEESAEQIKLRAERLGSINTEFYLYAETDMNEISRAIEHISPDYVIIDSIQTMTQPDITSVAGSVSQVRETTAELLKIAKTNGIAIFIVGHVTKEGSIAGPRMLEHMVDTVLYFEGEQHHSFRILRAVKNRFGSTNEIGIFEMHEHGLEEVANPSQIFLEERLDGATGSAIVVAMEGTRPILVEIQALVTPTMFGNAKRTTTGLDFNRVSLIMAVLEKRAGLLLQNQDAYLKAAGGVKLNEPAIDLAIAVSIASSYKEKGTQPTECFIGEIGLTGEIRRVSHIEQRVKEVQKLGFTKVYLPKNNLGNWEAPKGIEIVGVATLAETLKRVFR comes from the coding sequence ATGGCAAAAAAATCAAAAGTACAATTTGTTTGCCAAAATTGCGGGTATGTGTCGCCTAAGTTCTTGGGACGCTGCCCAAATTGCGGAAAATGGAATACGATGGTCGAAGAAATCGAACAAGATACAACGGACCGCAGAACTCGGACAAGTTTGACAGGAGAAAAAGCAAAACCAACAAAAATCGCAGACGTCGTCCCTAAAAAAGAACCTCGGATCAAAACAAAATTAGAAGAACTGAACCGTGTGTTAGGCGGAGGTGTGGTGCCAGGGTCTATGGTCTTGATTGGTGGCGATCCAGGTATCGGGAAATCCACTTTGCTGTTACAAGTTTCTCAGCAATTAGCAGCCATAGGCGGAAAAGTCTTATATGTATCCGGCGAAGAAAGCGCAGAGCAGATAAAATTACGCGCGGAACGCCTCGGAAGTATCAACACAGAATTTTATCTATACGCTGAAACAGATATGAACGAAATCAGTCGTGCCATCGAACATATCTCCCCTGATTATGTTATCATTGATTCCATCCAAACGATGACGCAGCCAGACATCACAAGTGTGGCAGGAAGTGTCAGCCAAGTAAGAGAAACCACTGCAGAACTACTCAAAATCGCTAAAACAAATGGGATAGCCATTTTTATCGTCGGTCATGTTACCAAAGAAGGCTCGATCGCCGGCCCAAGAATGTTAGAACATATGGTGGATACGGTGTTATATTTTGAAGGTGAACAACATCATAGTTTTCGGATTTTGCGAGCAGTAAAAAACCGATTTGGCTCAACGAATGAGATTGGGATTTTTGAAATGCATGAGCATGGATTGGAAGAAGTCGCTAATCCTTCACAGATTTTCTTAGAAGAACGCCTAGACGGTGCAACTGGCTCTGCTATCGTTGTGGCAATGGAAGGGACACGTCCAATTTTGGTAGAGATCCAAGCATTAGTCACACCTACTATGTTCGGAAATGCCAAACGAACAACAACAGGTCTTGATTTCAATCGGGTATCTCTGATCATGGCAGTGCTGGAAAAAAGAGCTGGGTTGCTTCTTCAGAATCAAGATGCTTACTTAAAAGCTGCAGGTGGGGTAAAATTAAATGAACCAGCGATTGATTTAGCTATCGCTGTCAGTATTGCTTCAAGCTATAAAGAAAAAGGAACACAGCCAACGGAATGTTTCATCGGTGAAATTGGACTGACTGGAGAAATCAGACGTGTCAGTCATATTGAACAACGAGTCAAAGAAGTCCAAAAACTCGGCTTCACAAAAGTATACCTACCTAAAAACAACTTAGGTAACTGGGAAGCGCCAAAAGGAATCGAGATAGTTGGAGTAGCAACTTTGGCTGAAACGTTGAAGCGTGTGTTCCGCTAA
- a CDS encoding dUTP diphosphatase — MRKRGFEVISKYKDQNINLPQRATHHAAGYDFEAAEEVVIPSIWKAGWKKGLETVADGLKKDVSENEKQLKPTLVPTGIKAYMGEDEFLQLANRSSNPLKRFLVLTNGVGVIDSDYYNNEANEGHIMFQFTNFGFKDVVIKKGERIGQGIFLPFLKADQDQTTAQRQGGFGSSSK, encoded by the coding sequence GTGAGAAAAAGAGGATTTGAAGTTATTTCTAAATATAAAGATCAAAATATCAATCTACCGCAGCGCGCTACACATCATGCTGCTGGCTATGATTTTGAAGCAGCAGAAGAGGTCGTGATTCCAAGTATCTGGAAAGCAGGCTGGAAAAAGGGGTTGGAAACAGTCGCAGATGGATTGAAAAAAGATGTATCAGAAAATGAAAAACAATTGAAACCAACCCTCGTGCCTACTGGAATCAAAGCTTACATGGGAGAAGATGAATTTTTGCAGCTTGCTAACCGTTCAAGCAATCCGTTGAAGCGGTTTTTAGTGTTGACAAACGGAGTAGGTGTGATTGACAGTGATTATTACAATAATGAGGCAAATGAAGGCCATATCATGTTCCAATTCACCAACTTTGGTTTCAAGGATGTAGTGATCAAAAAAGGCGAGCGTATCGGCCAAGGGATCTTTTTGCCGTTTTTAAAAGCAGATCAAGATCAAACGACTGCTCAACGTCAAGGCGGATTTGGTTCTTCCAGTAAATAA
- the proB gene encoding glutamate 5-kinase, with protein MRKEIKNAKRIIVKVGTSTLIYPNGNINLAAIDQLAFVLSDLRNRGKEVILVSSGAVGVGMHKLHLSERPTLIPEQQAAAAVGQAELMNIYNQRFSVYNQQTAQILVTRDVVDYPESRKNVRNTLEQLLIMDTIPIVNENDTVAVDELDHLTKFGDNDQLSAIMAKLVAADLLIVLSDIDGFYSDNPTTNPEAQMYRYIDKIDEKILAQAGGAGSTFGTGGMQSKLKAASRIFEANSAMILANGKNPAIIFDILAGKEVGTLFKEDLK; from the coding sequence ATGCGTAAAGAAATTAAAAATGCAAAACGAATTATTGTCAAAGTAGGAACAAGTACATTGATTTATCCCAATGGAAATATCAATCTTGCGGCAATCGATCAGTTAGCTTTTGTCCTTTCTGATCTTAGAAATCGGGGAAAGGAAGTGATCTTAGTCTCATCAGGAGCTGTAGGCGTTGGTATGCATAAATTACATTTGTCAGAACGTCCGACTTTGATTCCTGAACAGCAAGCTGCGGCGGCTGTTGGTCAAGCCGAACTGATGAATATCTATAATCAAAGATTCAGTGTATATAATCAACAGACGGCACAGATCCTCGTGACAAGAGACGTGGTAGATTATCCTGAAAGTCGTAAAAATGTGAGGAATACATTGGAACAGCTTTTGATTATGGACACGATCCCTATCGTGAACGAAAACGATACTGTAGCAGTGGATGAATTAGATCATCTGACAAAATTTGGCGATAATGATCAGCTGTCAGCCATCATGGCAAAACTTGTCGCGGCAGACCTTTTGATCGTCCTTTCTGATATCGACGGGTTTTATTCAGATAATCCGACTACAAATCCCGAGGCTCAGATGTATCGCTATATCGATAAAATCGATGAAAAGATTCTGGCACAAGCAGGTGGTGCTGGTAGCACATTTGGAACAGGCGGTATGCAGAGTAAATTAAAAGCCGCTTCTAGGATATTTGAAGCAAACAGCGCAATGATTTTAGCAAATGGAAAAAATCCGGCAATTATTTTTGATATTCTTGCAGGAAAAGAAGTAGGTACTTTATTTAAGGAGGACTTGAAATGA
- a CDS encoding glutamate-5-semialdehyde dehydrogenase: MTDLMQLGQQAKDSAQQLALMPTNRKNELLVQMAQTIKKNQQAIIEANHKDLEKAVENNISETMQDRLQLTPERINAMATEIEKIASLDDPIGKVDEMWTNTDGLRIGKKRVPLGVTGIIYESRPNVTTDAASLAFKSGNAVILRGGKEAFFSNQLLVQLLQQVLVSAGESPYAIQFVDDTSHETAGQLMRLTEYLDVLIPRGGAKLIQRVKEQATVPIIETGTGNNHVYIDKEAQLSMAVNIIVNAKASRPSVCNAAETLLIHSEIAPFFLPAIEKELVEHGVSLRADARALEYLETAALAEDTDWDTEYLDYILAVKVVDSLDEAIAHINRHNTKHSETIVTDSYAASQRFLNEVDAAAVYVNASTRFTDGSVFGFGAEIGISTQKLHARGPMGLNELTSTKYIIYGDGQIRE; encoded by the coding sequence ATGACTGACTTGATGCAATTAGGACAACAGGCAAAAGATAGCGCGCAACAACTAGCACTTATGCCTACAAACCGCAAAAATGAGCTACTTGTTCAAATGGCACAAACCATCAAAAAGAATCAACAAGCGATCATTGAAGCAAATCATAAAGACTTAGAAAAAGCAGTCGAAAACAATATCAGTGAAACGATGCAAGACCGCTTGCAGCTGACACCTGAGCGAATCAATGCCATGGCTACAGAGATCGAAAAAATTGCTTCGTTAGACGATCCTATTGGAAAAGTAGATGAGATGTGGACGAACACCGACGGATTGAGAATCGGCAAAAAGCGCGTGCCACTAGGCGTGACCGGCATCATTTACGAATCTCGTCCAAATGTCACGACAGATGCAGCTAGTCTAGCATTCAAATCAGGGAATGCCGTTATCCTTCGCGGTGGCAAAGAAGCATTCTTCTCGAATCAATTATTAGTCCAATTATTGCAGCAAGTACTGGTCAGTGCTGGCGAATCTCCTTATGCCATCCAGTTTGTCGATGATACTTCTCATGAAACTGCAGGACAGTTGATGCGATTGACAGAATACTTAGATGTGCTGATTCCTCGAGGCGGAGCAAAATTAATCCAACGAGTCAAAGAACAGGCAACGGTACCTATCATTGAAACAGGTACAGGAAATAATCACGTATATATCGATAAAGAAGCACAGTTATCTATGGCAGTGAACATCATCGTCAATGCAAAAGCTTCCCGTCCATCTGTCTGTAACGCGGCAGAAACATTGCTGATCCATTCTGAGATCGCACCTTTTTTCTTGCCAGCTATTGAAAAAGAACTGGTAGAACACGGGGTCTCTTTACGTGCGGATGCTCGTGCGTTAGAATATCTAGAGACGGCTGCTTTAGCAGAAGACACAGATTGGGATACTGAATATCTAGATTATATCCTTGCTGTCAAAGTGGTCGATTCTTTGGATGAAGCAATTGCACATATCAATCGGCATAATACTAAACATTCAGAAACGATCGTGACAGATAGTTATGCGGCTAGTCAACGTTTCTTAAATGAAGTGGACGCGGCGGCTGTCTATGTCAATGCCTCCACTCGTTTTACAGACGGATCGGTATTTGGTTTTGGTGCAGAGATTGGTATCTCTACTCAAAAGTTGCATGCCCGTGGTCCAATGGGGTTAAATGAATTAACTTCCACAAAATATATCATTTATGGCGATGGACAAATCCGCGAATAA
- a CDS encoding MFS transporter has protein sequence MEILENQIDIQEQTNEETKGKSSALVVAATCMIAFMGVGLVDPILKTIAAQLNATPAETTLLFTSYMLVTGVVMLFTGFLSSRIGLKKTLMTGLFIIVVFAGLGGLSGNIGMLIGLRAGWGVGNALFVSTALATIVSILVGNTEKAIMMYEAALGCGMAVGPLVGGVLGSGSWRYPFFGVAFLMFCGFIALAVLLPETEKPKRKVGLWEGVKALSNHKLRSVGLIALLYNFGFFTLLAYAPFLLIGYSELEVGFVFFGWGVLLAIASIFVAPALERKFTTYRTILAAFVLFIICLLLLGAGTSMPVLVPISIVLAGFFQGIINTLLTTIAMEIPGLQRNVASSSYSFVRFFGGALAPFIAGVIGEHIGESYAFYFAGAIVLISVCCIIYHRNYFATNEEE, from the coding sequence ATGGAAATATTGGAGAATCAAATAGATATACAAGAACAAACAAATGAAGAAACAAAGGGGAAAAGTTCAGCGCTAGTTGTAGCAGCTACCTGTATGATCGCTTTTATGGGAGTGGGTCTAGTAGACCCAATCTTAAAAACGATTGCTGCACAGTTAAACGCTACGCCAGCTGAAACGACCCTGTTATTTACTAGTTACATGTTAGTCACTGGTGTGGTGATGCTATTTACAGGTTTCTTATCTAGTCGGATCGGTTTGAAAAAAACATTGATGACAGGATTGTTTATCATCGTTGTATTCGCTGGTCTTGGCGGATTATCTGGGAATATCGGAATGCTGATTGGGTTACGTGCCGGCTGGGGTGTCGGGAATGCTTTATTTGTCTCTACTGCTTTAGCAACGATCGTCAGTATTTTAGTTGGTAACACAGAAAAAGCAATCATGATGTATGAAGCAGCACTTGGCTGCGGAATGGCTGTTGGCCCTCTAGTCGGTGGGGTCTTGGGCAGTGGTTCATGGCGTTATCCATTTTTTGGGGTAGCATTTTTGATGTTTTGCGGTTTTATAGCCCTAGCGGTACTTTTACCTGAAACTGAGAAACCAAAGAGAAAAGTAGGCCTTTGGGAAGGTGTCAAAGCGTTAAGCAATCATAAACTTCGTTCAGTTGGACTAATCGCATTGTTATATAATTTCGGATTCTTTACTTTACTTGCGTATGCGCCATTTTTATTGATTGGCTATTCTGAATTAGAAGTCGGTTTTGTATTTTTTGGCTGGGGTGTGCTTCTGGCTATTGCTTCGATTTTCGTTGCACCGGCTCTTGAGCGGAAGTTTACGACTTATCGGACAATTTTAGCAGCATTTGTCTTATTCATTATTTGTTTGCTGTTATTAGGAGCTGGAACTTCTATGCCAGTCCTTGTACCGATCAGCATTGTGTTAGCAGGATTTTTCCAAGGAATTATCAATACACTGTTGACGACGATTGCTATGGAAATACCAGGTCTGCAACGAAACGTTGCTTCGTCCAGCTATAGTTTTGTCCGCTTTTTCGGTGGAGCTTTAGCACCATTTATTGCAGGTGTGATTGGTGAACATATTGGTGAAAGCTATGCGTTTTATTTTGCAGGTGCCATTGTTCTTATCAGTGTATGTTGTATCATTTATCACCGTAATTATTTTGCTACAAATGAAGAAGAATAA
- a CDS encoding PadR family transcriptional regulator, whose amino-acid sequence MNTLAYILLCVLLSKPRSGYELKQLITIFWEAHHSQIYTTLAKLDQQGYVTVLDKDEHSQKKIYHLTDEGRALVEEWIKEETPAPTQKDEFLAKIYAFSTLDKTTATGLLFTREQQLNKIMQKNQKKLNDLSLDKKQEFGRYVVIQRRIMLCQQELQWCQQVREQMQQFFE is encoded by the coding sequence ATGAATACTTTAGCCTATATATTATTATGCGTGCTTTTATCCAAACCACGTTCTGGGTATGAATTGAAGCAGCTGATCACAATTTTTTGGGAAGCCCATCACAGTCAGATCTATACAACGCTTGCCAAGTTAGACCAGCAGGGTTATGTGACCGTTTTGGACAAAGACGAGCACTCTCAAAAAAAGATCTACCACTTGACTGATGAAGGACGTGCTCTTGTAGAGGAATGGATCAAAGAGGAAACTCCCGCTCCTACGCAAAAAGATGAATTTCTAGCAAAAATCTATGCTTTTTCGACGCTCGATAAAACAACAGCTACTGGACTGCTATTCACTAGAGAACAACAGCTGAACAAAATCATGCAAAAAAATCAAAAAAAATTGAATGACCTCTCGCTAGACAAGAAACAAGAATTTGGACGTTATGTTGTGATCCAGCGCAGAATTATGCTTTGTCAGCAGGAACTCCAATGGTGTCAGCAAGTAAGAGAACAAATGCAGCAGTTTTTTGAGTAA
- a CDS encoding DUF2798 domain-containing protein, whose protein sequence is MPTNKKEGIIFTTMMCFLMVLGMSAYNLWLHQDLHLSSLLIGLVPGFVVAFILDVFIIGVLAKKIAFKLPVNPESKVQMILTISCLMVLGMVTCMSLFGVIMEQGIPDQLFSAYMNAWKMNVIAALPLQLIIVGPLSRSVLKAIQSNE, encoded by the coding sequence TTGCCTACAAATAAAAAAGAAGGAATAATTTTTACAACAATGATGTGTTTTTTGATGGTCTTGGGGATGAGCGCGTATAATTTATGGCTGCATCAAGATCTTCATTTATCAAGTTTGTTGATTGGTCTAGTGCCTGGATTCGTGGTGGCTTTCATTTTGGATGTCTTCATCATCGGTGTGCTGGCGAAAAAAATTGCCTTTAAACTACCAGTAAATCCAGAAAGCAAGGTCCAAATGATCTTAACTATTTCATGCTTGATGGTTTTAGGAATGGTGACATGTATGTCTTTATTCGGTGTGATCATGGAACAAGGAATACCTGATCAATTATTCTCTGCTTATATGAATGCTTGGAAAATGAATGTGATTGCCGCTTTACCGTTGCAGTTGATCATCGTTGGCCCGCTTTCAAGAAGTGTGCTAAAAGCAATTCAAAGTAATGAATGA
- the msr(C) gene encoding ABC-F type ribosomal protection protein Msr(C) has product MENLAVNITNLQVSFGNQLELSIDSLRVYQQDRIGIIGENGVGKSTLLKLIAGELFPDHGKIQTEITFNYLPQLTYLAEAKDLNLELASHFQLRLEETSERKWSGGEERKIELIRLLSSYEQGMLLDEPTTHLDRKSIDRLIEELRYYYGTLVFVSHDRYFLDELASKIWEVKDGEIREFSGNYSAYLTQKELEKKTQLREAESIMKEKKRLEKSIQEKKKQAEKLEKVSSKKKKQQIRPDRLSSSKQKDSVQKAIQKNAKTLERRLQKIGETTKPQQMKQIRFPVPKSLELHSRYPIMGQNVQLERSGRTLLVNGDFQFSLGKKIAIVGENGSGKTTLLEHIRKQGEGILLSPKVSFQVYQQKGYQMTSEESIIRFVMRQTEFSESLVRSLLNHLGFAQETLTKPLCTLSGGEATRLTIALLFTKPSNVLLLDEPTNFIDMATIEALEKLMQIYPGTILFTSHDSYFVERTADEVYEIKGQKIKKVLTRNF; this is encoded by the coding sequence ATGGAAAATTTAGCAGTAAATATAACAAATCTACAAGTCAGCTTTGGCAACCAGCTAGAACTATCTATTGATTCTCTTCGTGTCTATCAGCAAGATCGTATAGGGATCATAGGAGAAAATGGTGTCGGTAAATCGACTTTGCTCAAACTAATAGCCGGTGAACTTTTTCCCGATCATGGGAAAATCCAAACAGAGATCACCTTCAACTACCTGCCTCAATTAACCTATCTCGCTGAAGCAAAGGACCTAAATTTGGAATTAGCCAGTCATTTCCAGTTAAGACTGGAAGAAACTTCAGAGCGGAAATGGAGCGGAGGGGAAGAACGAAAGATCGAGTTGATACGTCTTCTTTCTTCTTATGAACAAGGGATGCTTCTAGACGAGCCAACAACCCATCTAGATAGAAAAAGTATTGATCGACTGATTGAAGAGCTTCGTTATTATTATGGTACGCTGGTTTTTGTTAGTCATGATCGCTATTTTCTAGATGAGCTAGCATCGAAAATCTGGGAAGTAAAAGACGGAGAAATCCGAGAGTTTTCGGGGAATTATAGTGCCTATCTCACTCAAAAGGAATTGGAGAAAAAGACTCAGCTACGAGAAGCAGAGTCGATCATGAAAGAGAAAAAACGATTGGAAAAATCGATCCAAGAAAAGAAAAAACAAGCGGAAAAGTTGGAAAAAGTGTCCAGTAAAAAGAAAAAGCAACAAATCAGACCGGATCGGTTGTCTTCCTCTAAACAAAAAGACAGTGTACAAAAAGCCATCCAAAAGAATGCGAAAACATTAGAGAGAAGACTCCAAAAAATAGGAGAAACAACCAAGCCGCAGCAGATGAAACAAATCCGTTTTCCAGTACCAAAATCTCTTGAACTCCACAGCCGCTATCCCATCATGGGACAAAATGTCCAATTGGAAAGAAGTGGGAGAACATTACTGGTAAATGGTGATTTTCAGTTTTCTTTAGGTAAAAAAATCGCGATTGTCGGTGAAAATGGTTCAGGTAAGACAACCTTATTAGAACATATCCGCAAACAAGGAGAAGGAATCCTTCTCTCTCCGAAAGTAAGCTTTCAAGTATATCAGCAAAAGGGTTATCAAATGACATCTGAAGAATCCATCATTCGTTTTGTCATGAGACAAACAGAGTTTTCAGAATCGCTTGTCCGTAGTTTGCTGAATCACTTAGGGTTTGCTCAGGAAACTTTGACGAAACCGTTATGTACATTAAGTGGGGGAGAAGCGACCCGTCTGACGATTGCTTTGCTTTTTACTAAGCCAAGTAATGTGTTGCTGTTAGATGAACCGACTAATTTTATTGATATGGCAACGATCGAAGCTTTAGAGAAGCTAATGCAAATATATCCGGGAACGATTTTGTTTACTTCTCATGATTCTTACTTTGTCGAGCGTACGGCTGATGAAGTTTATGAAATAAAAGGGCAGAAAATAAAAAAAGTACTTACGAGAAATTTTTAA
- a CDS encoding nitroreductase family protein encodes MEQKNDFSTIMTGRRSVRVYDETYKIPHEEMLEMIKEATTAPSSVNMQPWRFVVAESEEAKEILRPLIRFNTRQNDTSSAMVMIFGDMQCYEYGEEIYNQAYESGKMPKEVRDQQLAAIIPYYKSFSREEMNDVVKVDSSLAAMQFMLVARDHGYETNPIGGFEADQLAEAFGLDKDRYVPVIILSIGKAVEEGYESVRLAPEKITTFE; translated from the coding sequence ATGGAACAAAAAAATGATTTTTCAACAATTATGACTGGTAGAAGATCCGTTCGCGTATATGATGAAACATACAAAATCCCACACGAAGAAATGCTGGAAATGATCAAAGAAGCGACGACTGCACCTTCTTCTGTCAATATGCAACCATGGCGCTTTGTGGTCGCTGAAAGCGAGGAAGCAAAAGAAATCTTGCGTCCTTTGATCCGTTTCAATACGAGACAAAATGATACTTCTTCTGCAATGGTCATGATTTTTGGCGATATGCAATGTTACGAATATGGCGAAGAAATCTATAACCAAGCTTACGAATCAGGGAAGATGCCAAAAGAAGTCAGAGATCAACAATTAGCTGCGATCATTCCTTATTACAAGAGTTTTTCAAGAGAAGAAATGAACGATGTAGTCAAAGTCGATTCTAGCTTAGCGGCTATGCAATTCATGTTAGTTGCGCGTGATCATGGCTATGAAACAAATCCAATTGGTGGATTCGAAGCAGATCAGTTGGCAGAGGCATTTGGTTTGGATAAAGACCGTTATGTTCCAGTTATTATTTTATCAATAGGAAAAGCGGTAGAAGAAGGTTACGAGTCTGTTCGTTTAGCACCAGAAAAGATCACTACGTTCGAATAA
- a CDS encoding MarR family winged helix-turn-helix transcriptional regulator: protein MSLEEISHLLYQIKLADQKIVQIFEENIGISLTRYEIMMRLKEENPLLQSSLQEKLQIDQGAVTRHLKVLEANGYVSRQRNPQNNREVYVALTEKAQKKIEHCEMDHKDTGSVLSPAFSDVEMKQFLTLLDKLNTQLCNITTETKEVNNNGTKK from the coding sequence ATGTCTTTAGAAGAGATTAGTCACCTTTTATATCAAATCAAATTAGCCGATCAAAAAATCGTCCAGATCTTTGAAGAAAATATCGGTATAAGTCTTACTAGATACGAGATCATGATGAGACTGAAAGAAGAAAATCCATTGCTACAAAGCAGTTTGCAAGAAAAGTTGCAGATTGATCAAGGAGCAGTTACTCGTCATCTGAAGGTATTGGAAGCAAATGGCTATGTTTCGCGTCAGAGAAATCCTCAGAACAACCGGGAAGTGTATGTAGCGCTAACAGAAAAAGCCCAGAAGAAAATCGAGCATTGTGAAATGGACCATAAAGATACAGGTTCCGTGCTATCCCCGGCTTTCAGCGATGTAGAAATGAAACAATTTCTAACACTTTTAGATAAATTGAATACCCAACTTTGCAATATAACAACAGAAACGAAAGAGGTTAATAATAATGGAACAAAAAAATGA